A region of the Triplophysa rosa linkage group LG5, Trosa_1v2, whole genome shotgun sequence genome:
TTATAGAATAACACAGTTATGTTTTTTCAAAGACCATTTACACGATGTTTGATGTAAGGGTAGTGTGGTTTccgaggtctgaggtgctgagaattgttctctgatggatgatgttttctcagtgaaaaatacagcgaagtcctccgcagtcaaagatgaagtgggtgggagaggaggggggcaaagaagagagttaaatgtcttgaaaagctgccgagCCTTAGGTGCATTGCTCACCTTAGTGGTATAGAAAGACATgtttataatacaataaaagtgacgATGTAaaaaagccacacaggtgtaatataagcgtAATGACGAATGTCCTgtactgtcagacgcaggatATATAACGTCAGTGTCTgaaattgttcactcattttcaatcacttcttccccatttagtggactatttagcattcgctatatagggactagtgaacaagtgagcgaattcagacgcagataatgataaggagcaaagaaaggcaatttaaataggacgcagtctagtgtgtgttgtatgactattggttaacgttgattagctgcacctgatgtgatcggcTGATGCAAGCTAGACTCACCTGACCTGCCAGAATTTCTcttaaatttcaaataaaaatcgtgtttctatttgcatttatttgcttaaaatgaaaactggacaaacaggtaaaaataacagaaaagatgctctgtgtttttttagatcgcaaatactgcaaagaaaacacgtttatattcacttttaagcaacacaacagtaatatttgtacatgtatttaggaaaagttcaacaatcatttttatgtaaCCTGGAGaccctggatttttatcacagttttcaagtgtcttgtcatgctgtcagtttttcacattgctgttggatgactttatgccagtttaattttgttcaaattcaacaAACAATGGACTAAATTGgctacaatacatctagaaatgcagaCTTGAAGTGAAAGAGTCTTATTTTTCCGCAGCAGTATATGGTGCAGtatcaaacacacaaatacattaaacaatgtaacaaagcacaaaaataaacataatcattataattataaactattatttaaatgaaatatcataAAATGTGAAGAGTCATGCACACAATGAATTATGGGAAATtcattttagatttttacaCTTGTTTACAGTTTACCCTACTCTTGATTATTTACAGGCTTTGCTGGCAAGTTGCAACAATCATTTGTTAATGAGCTGCAAACTTTTTAAAGTTTACTTTAACGCTTACGTTTTACTCTTACACATGGAGTGcatgtttaaaaaagtatattaaTATTAGTGGAATTAAATAATAACAGCTAAGCATTGTAGAATAAACACTGTCATTAAACTTTAAACCGTTTTAAACTGCAaagtttacatgttttttacagaatatttctgGTAACCACAACATTTTTGATCTtaatgtgtaaaaatgaaaacgaTCACTTTCTAAAATCTTATGAAGTTCATCATTAACAAACTACATAGTTACTGCTTTTACAGTctccatgaaatcaaaattcaTGTGACCTTATAAtctttcatgaaaatctgaaaaGGCACCATGGTGATCATTCTCTGATGACGTGCGTGTTTGATGGATTGAAAATCAACACCACCAGCAGTGGCGGAGCAAGAATTTTACAAACGGGGTGGCCAAGGCTATTTCAGGCGATCCACAGACCATGATAGAAAATGAGTGtgtaaccctgacctggcattgaattatcaaaaataaatcctATGGATTGCTGATTAGAGGTGCAATTGATATTTTACTTCCCAGAGTTTCTCAATGTCAATCAAGTGTCAAATGTGACAAATCAAATGCGAGTCAAGAGAAATAACTTAATGGAAGTCAAGAGTCCaagtccaactaaagcaaacactgatcacaattgTGGTTTGATGAAacttcaacattaattgcagttGCAAAAGTGATATTCATATCCGAAAGCTCATGCGTGCAACCCTGGGGCGTTTCACAATAAACGCTTTCCATGCCTGTTCTTCAAGCGGAATCAAACCAAAAACTCAATGCATAATTCCTTTAATAGGTGAATCTTCAACAAGTTttcaaaaaaacacttttaacacatttacagcATATGTTGATCTCTGACCAGAAAGAGCCTCAGCAAACACCTCTGTAAAGAAACATGGTGACCTCCAGAGTAGAATCTTGTTATAAATTGTCCGTGTTATTCCACATGATAACAGTACTCATCATTCATCATTGTCTACCAGGTCTAAAAGACTTCAACGAGACATTGGGGGAACGTCAAACAACTTTATCCAACCCCAAGAGATCTAGAGCATGATTTCAGTTTGAATGATTCAAAGTAACATGAATGCAAAATtcctgctataaaacaaagactGTCACTCAACAAATGGtcagaaatgtattaaataaaatgtatgtcttTATACCAAACAATCCTTGCATCAAACACAAAGCTTTATTTGGATGGACATGTGAACATAATCTCTCAATGCACCTTGAAGATAAAAATCCCTATATAGGTATACGTTTTGCTCTTATTTAAACTCAATTTAAATATCTTAATCCATAGCATTTAAATCTTAGAGCACAAAAATGGGGATAAAAAGTATGAAAAAATTATGCCTTCGTTTTTTCAGTCCTCATCGGCATCGAATTCTAAATTATGTGAAACTTACGCGTTGTTATAATGATTATTTGCAATGagtcatcattttattttattttatgacattttttggAAAATGTCTAGCTGCGCTGTTTTATTTAAGGTTATTTTGTTGATTTACAAAGACAGAGAGAACAAAAATAACAGTTGAGATCCTCATGAAAAGATAGAAGCTGTTCACATTTGTCCATTCTTCATACTATCCATAAAGTAAAGTAACATCGGACGAAGCTCTGCAGAAGTAACGCTCTTGTGTATAAATTTGAAGGCTTAAAACAGCTGCTGTCACAGATTTCTCTCTCTGTAAAGCAAGTGCACTGAGATGTTCATACTGTTCAAGTctattacatacatacatagtcAGATCTATAActgacataaaaaacaaaaaagatcatCCTTAAGAGTCTCTGTCTTTATGTAGTAGCTGCACCGGTCAGATGTGGGAGTTCATCTTGAGCTGCTGGAGGAGGATCCTCACACTGATCGCTGGGTTCAGTGTCCGGCTGCTCAGCGTTCAACTGCGGCTCATCTGTGGACTGTCCTGCGGTTCGAGTACAGTTTATCTGTTCCATGACGATGGGAGGAGGCTGAGGAAGAAACCAGAGTAGGATGAGATACACAATTTATCCGTTCCACCTAAACATCTTATACTTTCACACTATCGACGGTTTCAACATAAACAAAGGTGGCCCAAacctaacttccggtagacctccgtaaagaataaaaaataattgtcgagtagttttaatttaatttaatacaatgaatataaattaaatacaaaatgatttattataaccaaacacagaccggaagttaactttgggtcaGGCACGTGTATGCGATGAAACCATCTCTATACAGTGGAGCTCAAAAGTCCGAGTCAACATTGATAATCTGGGATTTACaatctaatttaaaataaataatgtggaacattaaataaaatgtgttatgCATAAAATAATCTGTGAATTTGAAACTCTGAGCAAGTGGATGTATTAAAGCTcagatacaaaacaaaatacagcaaAAGGCAGCAATTCATCTCATTTTCACTGTTCAACTTTTTAAACTTTCATAAattgtacaaataaaaatacatacataaaacCATTTTCCTAGAATGGTTTCAGACTTTTGGAGCCCCCTGTATTTATGCACTGTTCTATATTATTATACACACTGTATTTTTACATAGATAGGTCTTAACAGGGTATTTGTGACGTAAAGAAGCAGAAGGTTGCAGAGAAAATGACCTCTCATCTATGACTTGAGTAAAAGAGATGATTATGAAGAACTGATTATAGGCACAGATTAAACATAAGCGCTGAGGAAATGACACTCAAGCCTCTTCTGACACACAGATAACTGATCACACCTACAGGACAGATCTGGTCAACCCATAAACCAAATGAAATTGGGTTTCAGCTCATTATCTGTAATGTCCATATAGCACAGCAAAAAAACAACTTTTCTGTTGAGCTTTCAATTCAgtttaaatacagtaaacataTGTCTGTAAGTATgttcttaaaggcacagttcaccccaaaataaacattcagtcatttactcaccctcgcgttgttccaaatctgtgtaaatgtctttgttatgatAAACACagcgaaagatatttgaaagaattcttgtaaccaaacatttcttctgtttgctgtcctacattcttcaaaatatcttcttttgtgtttaacagaataaagccatttttcctactatggtagtcatactagtcaatggtggccaagaactgtttggttacaagcattcttccaaatatctttctctgtgtttatttggaacaactcgagggtgagtaaatgatgacagaattttcatttttgcctgAACCGTTCGTTCCTTTAATGATGTGTAGTTTTTTTATAGCTTACAGTCACCGGGTCTTTGCTGCAGACATCTCGAAAAACACTTTAGAACAAACCAAATGACCCTGTGTTATGGACAATTACAGACGACTGAAATGGAGAtattaaattatagtttaaaacGCCAAACCCATCCTTTAAAGAAAACACccacagtaaaaaaatgaagagcGGAACAAAAACACACGTGGGTTGTTTTACTCAACTGTGAATCTAGCAACTGTACATAACCCTAGAACTGTCCCGACTGAAGAAGGCACTCATATCAAACTGGTATTCACCACAAATCCACTTCCTGTCCAGAACAAAGGCAGCTCCTTGCGCCACAGCGCCACCGCGAGGCTGGTGAGGAGAGTGCAGGGCACCAGGTACAAGAGGGCAGGCTGGCCCATCTGCATCACAGCCAAAGCCACGAATGTGATGAGCAGACCGATGCCGTAACCTAAACAGAGACAGATCTCACATCAGATGCTCCATTTAATCTGCACATGATTGACAGCAAAATGTctatgaaaaataaacactgGTATTTGGAGTACGTCAGTCACAGTGTCTCATAACGCATTTATGAAAGGCGTTGCAATATGAAGGTAAACAGTGTCTTACCAAAAGTGCAGGCCAGGAAATAGATTCGAGACGTTTGCATGAGAATGTCAAACCTGTGACAGTACGCTACAAGCAAACCTGAGGACACAACATGAAGAGGAATGCGCATCATtgttattgtaataaaattCATCAAAACAATGAATCTcgaaattaaagggatatttcacaccTTCGAGaatctgtatgcatttctttgttctgatgaacccagagaaagatatttggaagaatgcttataaccagacagattttgccccccattgactcccatagtaggaaaaattacaacggtagtcaaaagtgccccagaactgtttactgtcctacattcttcaaaacgtcttcttctgtgttcaacagagcaaaaaaaatgctaacgtaatttttcctactatgggagtcaatggggggcaagatccgtctggttataagcattcttccaaatatctttctctgggttcatcagaacaaagaaacccaaaggtgagtaaatgatgacagaatttttatttgtgagtgaagtatccctttaaagaaatcCGGCACAATGTTAAAATTGTGGATTCTGTTCTGATTCTGAATGACGACGTGACTTTACCTGGTACTAAGATATCCCCGAATCCCAGCAGAGAGAAGGGTCTGTCACACAGGACTAGAGGAGAAGAGTTTAACCTGGGCACTTTCAGCACCATTGGAAGCTGACGAATAGAAAAGATTTAGAGATTCAACTCAACAAAACTAACCTGTCTTTCAATATACTAGTATATACAAACCTTCTCGTGTGTAGAGGAATCAGAGGGTCCAGTTGCCACCTCCATCATGATACTTTCACCACTCTGCACAGATGGCATTAAACACAACAATACTTATGTGATACCGCTTGAACAATCTATTAGACTTCAGTAAAGCGATAATAGTAAAACAAGATTTTTACTAAGGACAAAACAGGCTGGGCCTGACTTTATCCATTTGTTTGGTATAATTGTTTACAACAAAACAAGGCGTATCAAAggaagttcactcaaaaaggaaatcctttcatcatttttccaccctcgtgtcattccaaacctgtatgactttctttcttccgcagaacacaaaagaagatatttagaagaacgtATGTAACCAAAccccactgacacatttctcaaaatatcttcttttgtgttccacagtaaAAGAAGAGTCGaatgcaggttttgaacgacacgagggtgaataaatgatcaaatcatttttatttcgaGGTGAGCTTAAATATAGCAAGCTGTTTGCAATGTTGACGTTATGGTACGACTGTTTATTGCTTTCGGTGTTAAAAAAACCTTCCTACCTCAGTTAAGAGTGGTGTTacgaaaacaaaaaatatgtcgTAGACAAACAGGACGACCAGCAGCATAGTGCAAGCCTGTAAAGAGAAGAGCCAGAGCGTGAGTCAACGCTAGAATCTGTGAAACATTATTCAGCATCCCTCAGTATTGTAACTCACCTTGAAAGTGGGCAGTCGGATTGTTTTCAGCATGTAGAGACAGAATGCAATGCCTAGCGTGTCCTGAAGCACCCACGCCCACCTAGAAAACATGGTTTGGACATCAAACACAGCGATAGTGCTAAAAGGGCCGAGACACGTTGTGTTGAAGTGGTTTTACAGTGCTTACTGGTCTTCGTTGCGGAAAACTCCCCAAGTCACACTGACGGCGATACAGAAGGCTGAAAGGAGCAGCATTCGCACCTGCGGCCGCTTGTGACAGTACGGCAGGTTATTCTCCGGTATCCTATCAACATAAACACAAAGCATTTCATTTAACACCGATCCAAAAGATAAGGTCTTGCCATTGTTACTTAGACGGCTAACCTGCATTTCCCGAAGGGTATT
Encoded here:
- the sppl2 gene encoding signal peptide peptidase-like 2, producing MRFLSSLLWAALLVEQVLGEYGMAHFSDLGKNKGKDYCIFFNSQWARLPQDLSKATRLQTYDLTSSVLCSPSDVPEGGFPNTIPMVMRGNCTFYEKVRLAQINGAKGLLIVSKDRLTPPSGNKSQYEEIGIPVALLSYKDMLDISKNFGEKRQVAMYAPHEPVVDYNMVIIFLMAVGTVAVGGYWAGSRDIKKRYMKHKRDDSAEKHDEETVDVTPIMICVFVVMCCSMLVLLYFFYDHLVYMTIATFCLASAVGLYSCLWPFVRRIPFGKCRIPENNLPYCHKRPQVRMLLLSAFCIAVSVTWGVFRNEDQWAWVLQDTLGIAFCLYMLKTIRLPTFKACTMLLVVLFVYDIFFVFVTPLLTESGESIMMEVATGPSDSSTHEKLPMVLKVPRLNSSPLVLCDRPFSLLGFGDILVPGLLVAYCHRFDILMQTSRIYFLACTFGYGIGLLITFVALAVMQMGQPALLYLVPCTLLTSLAVALWRKELPLFWTGSGFVPPPIVMEQINCTRTAGQSTDEPQLNAEQPDTEPSDQCEDPPPAAQDELPHLTGAATT